The following coding sequences are from one Streptomyces angustmyceticus window:
- a CDS encoding bifunctional riboflavin kinase/FAD synthetase — protein sequence MQRWRGLEDIPEGWGRSVVTIGSYDGVHRGHQLIIGKAVARARELGIPAVVVTFDPHPSEVVRPGTHPPLLAPHHRRAELMAGLGVDAVLILPFTKEFSKLAPADFVVKVLVDKLHAQVVVEGPNFRFGHKATGNVETLAELGTTYDYTVEVIDLYERGAAGGGEPFSSTLTRRLVAEGDVAGAREVLGRPHRVEGVVVRGAQRGRELGFPTANVETLPHTAIPADGVYAGLLQVEGEAMPAAISVGTNPQFDGKARTVEAYAIDRVGLDLYGLHVGVDFLAYIRGQEKFDTLDALLERMAVDVKLARGLIADAG from the coding sequence GTGCAGCGCTGGCGTGGCTTGGAGGACATCCCCGAGGGCTGGGGACGCAGCGTCGTCACCATCGGCTCGTACGACGGGGTGCACCGCGGCCACCAATTGATCATCGGCAAGGCCGTCGCACGCGCCCGTGAGCTGGGGATTCCCGCGGTGGTCGTCACGTTCGACCCGCACCCGAGCGAGGTCGTGCGGCCCGGCACCCACCCGCCGCTGCTGGCGCCGCACCACCGGCGCGCGGAGCTGATGGCGGGGCTGGGCGTGGACGCGGTGCTGATCCTCCCGTTCACCAAGGAGTTCTCGAAGCTGGCCCCGGCCGACTTCGTGGTCAAGGTGCTCGTCGACAAGCTGCACGCGCAGGTCGTCGTCGAGGGCCCCAACTTCCGCTTCGGGCACAAGGCGACCGGCAACGTCGAGACCCTCGCCGAGCTCGGCACCACCTACGACTACACCGTGGAGGTCATCGACCTCTACGAGCGCGGCGCGGCGGGCGGCGGCGAACCGTTCTCCTCCACGCTCACCCGCCGGCTGGTCGCCGAGGGCGACGTGGCCGGCGCGAGGGAGGTCCTCGGACGGCCGCACCGGGTCGAGGGCGTCGTCGTACGCGGTGCCCAGCGCGGCCGCGAACTGGGCTTCCCGACGGCCAATGTGGAGACCCTGCCGCACACCGCGATCCCGGCCGACGGCGTCTACGCGGGGCTGCTCCAGGTCGAGGGCGAGGCGATGCCGGCGGCCATCTCGGTCGGCACCAACCCGCAGTTCGACGGCAAGGCCCGCACCGTCGAGGCGTACGCCATCGACCGGGTCGGCCTGGACCTGTACGGCCTGCACGTCGGGGTGGACTTCCTCGCGTACATCCGCGGCCAGGAGAAGTTCGACACGCTCGACGCGTTGCTGGAGCGGATGGCGGTCGATGTGAAGCTGGCCCGCGGCCTGATCGCGGACGCGGGCTGA
- the infB gene encoding translation initiation factor IF-2, protein MAKVRVYELAKEFGVESKVVMAKLQELGEFVRSASSTIEAPVVRKLTDAFQAGSGNGRAAGKPAAPRKSAPAKPSAPSPAQAARPAAPKPGAPKPGPAAPAAPEAPKAPEAPVAPKSTPAAGPTPGPRPTPARPAAPKPAPAAPAQPEFQAPPSAPAAPAAGQSAPRPGAPGPRPARPAPGQGGQGGQGRGNAPRPGGERPAPRPGGRPSGPRPGNNPFTSGGSTGMARPQAPRPGGAPRPGGQGGPGGPRPQGGGQGGPRPQGGQGGARPTPGGMPRPQGAAPGGAPRPGGGSGNRPNPGMMPQRPAAGPRPGPGGGGRGPGGAGRPGGGGRPGGGGGFAGRPGGGGGRPGGGGGFAGRPGGGGPGGGGGFGGRPGFGGRPGGPGGRGGTQGAFGRPGGPARRGRKSKRQRRQEYEAMQAPSVGGIMLPRGNGATVRLSRGASLTDFAEKINANPASLVQVMLNLGEMVTATQSVSDETLQLLAEEMNYVVEIVSPEEEDRELLESFDIDFGENEGGEDMLVARPPVVTVMGHVDHGKTRLLDAIRKTNVIAGEAGGITQHIGAYQVATEVNDEERRITFIDTPGHEAFTAMRARGAKSTDIAILVVAANDGVMPQTIEALNHAKAAEVPIVVAVNKIDVEGADPTKVRGQLTEFGLVAEEYGGDTMFVDISAREGLNIEQLLEAVVLTADASLDLRANAEQDAQGIAIEAHLDRGRGAVATVLVQRGTLRVGETMVVGDAYGRVRAMFDDKGNNVEEAGPSTPVLVLGLTNVPGAGDNFLVVDEDRTARQIAEKRAARERNAAFAKRTRRVSLEDLDKVLKAGEVQQLNLIIKGDASGSVEALESSLLQLDVGEEVDIRVLHRGVGAVTETDINLASGSDAIVIGFNVRAEGRATQMAEREGVDVRYYSVIYQAIEEIEAALKGMLKPEYEEVELGTAEIREIFRSSKLGNIAGVLIRSGEVKRNTKARLIRDGKVVAEDLNIQGLRRFKDDVTEIREGFEGGINLGNFNDIKIDDVIATYEMREKPRG, encoded by the coding sequence GTGGCTAAGGTCCGGGTATACGAACTCGCCAAGGAGTTCGGCGTTGAGAGCAAGGTCGTCATGGCCAAGCTCCAAGAACTTGGTGAATTCGTCCGTTCGGCGTCCTCGACGATCGAGGCGCCGGTTGTTCGTAAGCTGACCGACGCTTTCCAGGCAGGCAGCGGCAACGGCCGCGCCGCCGGCAAGCCCGCGGCGCCGCGCAAGTCGGCCCCCGCGAAGCCGTCCGCGCCGTCCCCGGCGCAGGCGGCACGTCCTGCTGCCCCGAAGCCGGGCGCCCCCAAGCCGGGCCCCGCGGCTCCGGCAGCCCCCGAGGCACCGAAGGCCCCCGAGGCCCCGGTGGCTCCCAAGAGCACTCCCGCCGCCGGCCCCACCCCGGGCCCGCGCCCCACCCCGGCGCGCCCCGCGGCACCCAAGCCCGCTCCGGCCGCCCCCGCGCAGCCCGAGTTCCAGGCTCCGCCGTCCGCGCCGGCCGCTCCCGCCGCCGGCCAGTCGGCTCCCCGTCCCGGTGCCCCCGGCCCGCGTCCGGCCCGTCCGGCGCCCGGCCAGGGCGGTCAGGGCGGCCAGGGTCGCGGTAACGCTCCGCGTCCCGGTGGCGAGCGTCCGGCCCCGCGTCCCGGCGGCCGGCCCTCCGGCCCCCGTCCGGGCAACAACCCGTTCACGTCCGGTGGCTCCACGGGCATGGCCCGTCCGCAGGCCCCCCGTCCCGGCGGCGCCCCGCGTCCCGGTGGTCAGGGCGGTCCCGGCGGCCCGCGTCCGCAGGGCGGCGGCCAGGGCGGTCCCCGTCCCCAGGGCGGCCAGGGCGGCGCGCGTCCCACCCCCGGTGGCATGCCCCGTCCGCAGGGTGCCGCTCCCGGTGGCGCCCCGCGTCCCGGCGGTGGCAGCGGCAACCGTCCGAACCCGGGCATGATGCCGCAGCGTCCCGCTGCCGGCCCGCGTCCGGGCCCCGGCGGCGGCGGTCGCGGACCCGGCGGTGCCGGTCGTCCCGGCGGCGGCGGTCGTCCGGGTGGCGGCGGCGGTTTCGCCGGCCGTCCCGGTGGCGGTGGCGGTCGTCCGGGTGGCGGCGGCGGTTTCGCCGGTCGTCCCGGTGGCGGCGGTCCCGGTGGTGGCGGCGGCTTCGGCGGTCGTCCCGGCTTCGGCGGTCGTCCCGGCGGCCCCGGTGGCCGTGGTGGCACGCAGGGTGCGTTCGGCCGTCCCGGCGGTCCGGCGCGCCGTGGCCGCAAGTCGAAGCGGCAGAGGCGTCAGGAGTACGAGGCCATGCAGGCCCCGTCGGTGGGCGGCATCATGCTGCCCCGCGGCAACGGCGCGACGGTTCGCCTGTCGCGCGGTGCCTCGCTGACGGACTTCGCCGAGAAGATCAACGCCAACCCGGCGTCGCTGGTCCAGGTCATGCTGAACCTCGGCGAGATGGTCACGGCGACCCAGTCGGTCTCCGACGAGACGCTGCAGCTGCTCGCCGAAGAGATGAACTACGTCGTCGAGATCGTCAGCCCGGAGGAGGAGGACCGCGAGCTTCTCGAGTCCTTCGACATCGACTTCGGCGAGAACGAGGGCGGCGAGGACATGCTCGTCGCGCGTCCGCCGGTGGTGACCGTCATGGGTCACGTCGACCACGGTAAGACCCGGCTGCTCGACGCGATCCGCAAGACGAACGTCATCGCGGGCGAGGCCGGCGGCATCACCCAGCACATCGGTGCCTACCAGGTCGCGACCGAGGTCAACGACGAAGAGCGGCGCATCACCTTCATCGACACCCCCGGTCACGAGGCGTTCACCGCCATGCGTGCCCGTGGTGCCAAGTCGACCGACATCGCGATCCTCGTGGTGGCGGCCAACGACGGTGTCATGCCGCAGACGATCGAGGCCCTGAACCACGCCAAGGCGGCCGAGGTGCCGATCGTGGTCGCGGTCAACAAGATCGACGTCGAGGGCGCCGACCCGACCAAGGTGCGCGGCCAGCTCACCGAGTTCGGTCTGGTGGCCGAGGAGTACGGCGGCGACACGATGTTCGTCGACATCTCCGCCCGTGAGGGTCTGAACATCGAGCAGCTGCTCGAGGCCGTGGTCCTGACCGCGGACGCCTCGCTCGACCTGCGCGCCAACGCGGAGCAGGACGCGCAGGGCATCGCGATCGAGGCCCACCTCGACCGTGGCCGCGGCGCCGTGGCGACCGTCCTGGTCCAGCGCGGCACGCTCCGCGTCGGCGAGACGATGGTCGTCGGCGACGCGTACGGCCGCGTCCGTGCGATGTTCGACGACAAGGGCAACAACGTCGAGGAAGCGGGTCCGTCGACCCCCGTCCTGGTCCTGGGTCTGACCAACGTCCCGGGCGCCGGCGACAACTTCCTGGTCGTCGACGAGGACCGTACGGCCCGTCAGATCGCCGAGAAGCGCGCGGCGCGCGAGCGCAACGCCGCCTTCGCCAAGCGCACCCGCCGGGTGTCCCTCGAGGACCTGGACAAGGTGCTCAAGGCCGGCGAGGTCCAGCAGCTCAACCTCATCATCAAGGGTGACGCTTCTGGTTCCGTCGAGGCCCTGGAGTCCTCGCTGCTCCAGCTCGACGTCGGCGAGGAGGTCGACATCCGGGTGCTGCACCGCGGCGTCGGTGCGGTCACGGAGACCGACATCAACCTGGCGTCCGGCTCCGACGCGATCGTCATCGGCTTCAACGTGCGCGCCGAAGGCCGCGCGACGCAGATGGCCGAGCGCGAGGGCGTCGACGTCCGGTACTACTCGGTCATCTACCAGGCGATCGAGGAGATCGAGGCGGCCCTCAAGGGCATGCTCAAGCCGGAGTACGAGGAGGTCGAGCTCGGTACCGCGGAGATCCGCGAGATCTTCCGCTCGTCCAAGCTCGGCAACATCGCGGGTGTGCTCATCCGCTCCGGCGAGGTCAAGCGCAACACCAAGGCGCGCCTCATCCGCGACGGCAAGGTGGTCGCGGAGGACCTCAACATCCAGGGTCTGCGCCGGTTCAAGGACGACGTCACCGAGATCCGCGAAGGCTTCGAGGGCGGTATCAACCTCGGAAACTTCAACGACATCAAGATCGACGACGTCATCGCGACGTACGAGATGCGCGAGAAGCCGCGCGGCTGA
- a CDS encoding SCO5717 family growth-regulating ATPase: MNEQEAFRPDGNDPDDDQSEFDLTGEFKIDFAAPAWYASNDTSGGGTSAASPATPPASSPTPPPAGTPSPLGPPTGQPLSGPAQGTPGIPQQQGTPGIPQQGAPTAPPPVDTAPPGFPTLRPQDAGQDTPATAAPGPEASVEAAPVANDGAGAGNRRSGTDDPSASLWDDDEDTAPETDSAAEAGAAPAVTAQPQTAEAPQPEAPVAPQAAEGAAPAPEATATPVQPAPEATPQGAQPAPAQPQPQPQQAAPQQGMPQQGVPQQGVPQQTAPQGVPQQGMPQQGAPWGAAAEGQQQGVPGQGALPPLPAEFQPADPRMAQAQAQAAQQGQQGQQGQQQAPAQQHQQAQQPQAGYPQGQPAQQGGYPQQQGVPGQQQSGYGYPQSGYGYPQQGGQPQQHAAQQSGYGYPQTGAQGYPQQGQYHQQQAQAAAYGQQQAAAQQAAQAQAHQQAQAAQAQQAQQAQAQAQVQQAQQQAQYQPLPGQQPADPNAAANYASYSQPGQQQPQQRAAPGAPLGYSAAVELTSDRLLRNQPKKRKPGANAQPSKFKLGAKKEEAERQRKLELIRTPVMSCYRIAVISLKGGVGKTTTTTALGSTLASERQDKILAIDANPDAGTLGRRVRRETGATIRDLVGAIPHLHSYMDIRRFTSQAPSGLEILANDVDPAVSTTFNDEDYRRAIDILGKQYPIILTDSGTGLLYSAMRGVLDLADQLIIISTPSVDGASSASTTLDWLSAHGYADLVQRGITVISGVRETGKMIKIDDIVSHFETRCRGVVVVPFDEHLAAGAEVDLDMMRPKTREAYFNLSALVAEDFTRAQQAAGMYPQQQMGGDPYAQQQYAQQQGQPQQAPPQAQQPQQGQPPAGYPPQQGGWTQQPAQPPAHWQQQQPAPDAPQPEHPGLAPGWQQQPPPQ, encoded by the coding sequence GTGAACGAGCAGGAGGCTTTCCGTCCGGACGGAAACGATCCTGACGACGACCAGTCCGAGTTCGACCTGACCGGTGAGTTCAAGATCGATTTCGCCGCACCGGCCTGGTACGCGAGCAACGACACCAGCGGTGGGGGCACGAGTGCCGCCTCCCCCGCGACTCCTCCTGCGTCTTCGCCCACCCCTCCGCCCGCCGGGACCCCGTCGCCCCTCGGCCCGCCCACCGGTCAGCCGCTGTCCGGGCCCGCCCAGGGCACGCCCGGAATCCCGCAGCAGCAGGGCACACCCGGCATTCCGCAGCAGGGTGCGCCGACGGCTCCGCCGCCCGTGGACACCGCGCCCCCGGGCTTCCCGACGCTGCGCCCGCAGGACGCCGGCCAGGACACACCGGCCACCGCGGCTCCCGGGCCCGAGGCGTCCGTGGAGGCCGCGCCGGTCGCGAACGACGGCGCGGGCGCCGGTAATCGGCGCTCCGGCACGGACGACCCGTCGGCCTCCCTGTGGGACGACGACGAGGACACCGCACCGGAGACGGACAGCGCCGCCGAGGCCGGCGCCGCACCCGCCGTGACGGCGCAGCCGCAGACCGCGGAGGCGCCGCAGCCGGAAGCCCCCGTGGCGCCGCAGGCCGCCGAGGGCGCGGCTCCGGCCCCCGAGGCCACTGCCACCCCCGTCCAGCCGGCCCCCGAGGCCACGCCGCAGGGCGCACAGCCCGCCCCGGCCCAGCCGCAGCCGCAGCCGCAACAGGCCGCGCCCCAGCAAGGCATGCCGCAGCAAGGCGTACCGCAGCAGGGAGTGCCCCAGCAGACGGCTCCGCAGGGCGTTCCCCAACAGGGCATGCCCCAGCAGGGTGCTCCGTGGGGCGCCGCGGCCGAGGGCCAGCAGCAGGGTGTGCCGGGGCAGGGCGCCCTGCCGCCACTGCCGGCGGAGTTCCAGCCGGCGGACCCGCGGATGGCCCAGGCCCAGGCCCAGGCCGCCCAGCAGGGCCAGCAGGGCCAGCAGGGCCAGCAGCAGGCTCCGGCACAGCAGCACCAGCAGGCGCAGCAGCCGCAGGCCGGCTATCCGCAGGGACAGCCCGCCCAGCAGGGCGGCTACCCGCAGCAGCAGGGCGTCCCCGGCCAGCAGCAGTCCGGTTACGGCTATCCGCAGTCCGGCTACGGCTACCCCCAGCAGGGCGGACAGCCGCAGCAGCACGCGGCGCAGCAGTCCGGTTACGGCTATCCGCAGACCGGTGCGCAGGGCTACCCGCAGCAGGGCCAGTACCACCAGCAGCAGGCCCAGGCGGCCGCTTACGGCCAGCAGCAGGCCGCCGCCCAGCAGGCGGCCCAGGCCCAGGCCCACCAGCAGGCCCAGGCAGCTCAGGCGCAGCAGGCACAGCAGGCGCAGGCCCAGGCCCAAGTCCAGCAGGCTCAACAGCAGGCGCAGTACCAGCCGCTCCCCGGCCAGCAGCCCGCCGACCCGAACGCGGCGGCGAACTACGCGTCGTACTCGCAGCCGGGTCAGCAGCAGCCGCAGCAGCGGGCCGCCCCCGGCGCGCCGCTCGGCTACAGCGCGGCGGTGGAGCTGACCTCCGACCGGCTGCTGCGCAACCAGCCCAAGAAGCGCAAGCCCGGCGCCAACGCCCAGCCGTCCAAGTTCAAGCTGGGTGCGAAGAAGGAGGAGGCGGAGCGCCAGCGCAAGCTGGAGCTGATCCGTACGCCGGTGATGTCCTGCTACCGGATCGCGGTGATCAGCCTCAAGGGCGGTGTCGGCAAGACGACCACGACCACCGCGCTCGGCTCCACCCTCGCGTCCGAGCGGCAGGACAAGATCCTGGCGATCGACGCCAACCCGGACGCCGGCACGCTCGGCCGGCGGGTGCGGCGCGAGACCGGCGCGACCATCCGTGACCTGGTGGGTGCGATCCCGCATCTGCACAGCTACATGGACATCCGCCGGTTCACCTCGCAGGCCCCCTCGGGCCTGGAGATCCTTGCCAACGACGTGGACCCCGCGGTCTCCACGACGTTCAACGACGAGGACTACCGCCGCGCGATCGACATCCTCGGCAAGCAGTACCCGATCATCCTCACCGACTCGGGTACGGGTCTGCTCTACAGCGCGATGCGCGGAGTCCTCGACCTCGCCGACCAGTTGATCATCATCTCCACGCCGTCCGTGGACGGTGCGAGCAGCGCGAGCACCACCCTGGACTGGCTGTCCGCGCACGGCTACGCCGACCTGGTGCAGCGCGGCATCACGGTCATCTCGGGTGTCCGTGAGACCGGCAAGATGATCAAGATCGATGACATCGTGTCGCACTTCGAGACCCGTTGCCGCGGCGTGGTGGTCGTCCCCTTCGACGAGCATCTCGCCGCCGGCGCCGAGGTCGACCTCGACATGATGCGGCCCAAGACCCGCGAGGCGTACTTCAACCTCTCCGCCCTGGTGGCCGAGGACTTCACGCGGGCGCAGCAGGCGGCGGGGATGTACCCGCAGCAGCAGATGGGCGGCGACCCGTACGCCCAGCAGCAGTACGCGCAGCAGCAGGGGCAACCCCAGCAGGCGCCGCCCCAGGCGCAGCAGCCGCAGCAGGGCCAGCCGCCGGCCGGTTACCCGCCGCAGCAGGGCGGCTGGACCCAGCAGCCGGCTCAGCCGCCGGCCCACTGGCAGCAGCAACAGCCCGCTCCGGACGCGCCGCAGCCGGAACACCCGGGCCTGGCACCGGGGTGGCAGCAGCAGCCGCCTCCGCAGTGA
- the truB gene encoding tRNA pseudouridine(55) synthase TruB encodes MKRESNKPGGLVIVDKPSGFTSHDVVAKMRGMARTRRVGHAGTLDPMATGVLVLGIERATKLLGHLALTEKEYVGTIRLGQTTITDDAEGEITASKAAHGLAREDIDAVVGGLSGAIMQVPSKVSAIKINGKRSYSRVRDGEDVEIPARPVTVSSFVVHSAHETEAEDGTPVTDLLVSVECSSGTYIRALARDLGEGLGVGGHLTALRRTRVGPYKLDRARTLDQLQAAVDDTEGEGLPVMPLGDAAAAAFTRWDVPEAQARLLLNGARIPMPRFEGSGPVAAFGPDGRFLALVENQGGKAKSLAVFAV; translated from the coding sequence ATGAAGCGTGAGAGCAACAAGCCGGGCGGGCTGGTCATCGTCGACAAGCCGTCCGGCTTCACTTCGCACGACGTGGTGGCGAAGATGCGCGGAATGGCGCGCACCCGCCGGGTCGGGCACGCCGGCACCCTCGACCCCATGGCGACGGGCGTGCTCGTCCTGGGCATCGAGCGGGCCACCAAGCTGCTCGGCCACCTCGCGCTGACGGAGAAGGAGTACGTCGGCACGATCCGGCTCGGCCAGACGACGATCACCGATGACGCCGAGGGGGAGATCACCGCGTCGAAGGCGGCACACGGCCTCGCCCGCGAGGACATCGACGCGGTCGTCGGCGGGCTGTCCGGCGCGATCATGCAGGTGCCGTCGAAGGTCAGCGCCATCAAGATCAACGGCAAGCGGTCGTACTCGCGGGTCCGCGACGGCGAGGACGTGGAGATCCCGGCCCGGCCGGTCACCGTCTCCTCGTTCGTGGTGCACTCCGCGCACGAGACCGAGGCCGAGGACGGCACCCCGGTGACCGATCTGCTGGTCTCCGTCGAGTGCTCGTCCGGTACGTACATCCGTGCCCTCGCCCGTGACCTGGGGGAGGGGCTCGGGGTCGGCGGCCATCTGACGGCGCTGCGCCGCACCCGCGTCGGCCCGTACAAGCTGGACCGGGCGCGCACGCTCGACCAGCTCCAGGCCGCGGTGGACGACACCGAGGGGGAGGGCCTGCCGGTCATGCCGCTCGGGGACGCGGCGGCCGCGGCGTTCACCCGCTGGGACGTGCCCGAGGCGCAGGCCCGGCTGCTGCTCAACGGCGCCCGGATCCCGATGCCGCGCTTCGAGGGCAGCGGCCCGGTCGCGGCGTTCGGCCCGGACGGCCGGTTCCTCGCGCTGGTGGAGAACCAGGGCGGGAAGGCGAAGAGCCTGGCGGTGTTCGCGGTCTGA
- the nusA gene encoding transcription termination factor NusA, whose translation MDIDMSALRGLVREKEISFDLLVEAIESALLIAYHRTEGSRRRARVELDRNTGHVTVWAKEDPEDLEEGAEPRDFDDTPSGFGRIAATTAKQVILQRLRDAEEEITFGEFAGREGDVITGVVQQGKDPKNVLVDVGPMEAMLPVQEQVPGEDYAHGTRLRSYVVRVTKGVRGPSVTLSRTHPNLVKKLFAMEVPEIADGSVEISAIAREAGHRTKIAVRSTRSGLNAKGACIGPMGGRVRAVMAELHGEKIDIVDWSDDPAELVANALSPARVSKVEVVDLAARSARVTVPDYQLSLAIGKEGQNARLAARLTGWRIDIRPDTEQPAPQD comes from the coding sequence GTGGATATCGACATGAGTGCCCTGCGGGGTCTGGTGCGGGAGAAGGAGATCTCGTTCGACCTGCTGGTCGAGGCGATCGAGTCGGCCCTCCTCATCGCGTACCACCGCACCGAGGGCAGCCGCCGTCGGGCCCGGGTGGAGCTGGACCGCAACACCGGTCATGTGACGGTGTGGGCGAAGGAGGACCCGGAGGACCTGGAGGAGGGCGCCGAGCCCCGCGACTTCGACGACACCCCCTCCGGTTTCGGGCGGATCGCGGCGACCACCGCCAAGCAGGTCATCCTGCAGCGGCTGCGGGACGCCGAGGAGGAGATCACGTTCGGCGAGTTCGCCGGGCGCGAGGGCGACGTCATCACCGGCGTCGTCCAGCAGGGCAAGGACCCGAAGAACGTACTGGTGGACGTCGGCCCGATGGAGGCCATGCTGCCGGTGCAGGAGCAGGTCCCCGGCGAGGACTACGCGCACGGCACCCGGCTGCGCTCGTACGTCGTCCGGGTGACCAAGGGCGTCCGCGGCCCGTCGGTGACGCTGTCGCGCACCCACCCCAATCTGGTGAAGAAGCTCTTCGCCATGGAGGTCCCGGAGATCGCGGACGGCTCGGTGGAGATCTCCGCCATCGCCCGCGAGGCCGGCCACCGCACCAAGATCGCCGTACGGTCCACCCGCTCCGGCCTGAACGCCAAGGGTGCCTGCATCGGCCCGATGGGCGGCCGGGTGCGCGCCGTGATGGCCGAGCTGCACGGCGAGAAGATCGACATCGTGGACTGGTCGGACGACCCGGCCGAGCTGGTGGCGAACGCGCTGTCGCCCGCCCGGGTCAGCAAGGTCGAGGTCGTGGACCTGGCGGCCCGCTCCGCCCGGGTCACCGTCCCCGATTACCAGCTGTCACTGGCCATCGGCAAGGAAGGGCAGAACGCCCGGCTCGCCGCCCGTCTCACGGGCTGGCGGATCGACATCCGTCCGGACACCGAGCAGCCCGCACCGCAGGACTGA
- a CDS encoding YlxR family protein translates to MSGRTHARACPERTCLGCRERAAKGDLLRIVVIEGECAPDPRGTLPGRGAYVHPTLVCLDLAVRRRAFNRAYRARGPFDTTALRRFIERTPVEQPSLQ, encoded by the coding sequence GTGTCTGGCCGGACGCATGCCCGCGCATGCCCTGAGCGCACCTGTCTGGGATGCCGGGAGCGAGCGGCCAAGGGCGATTTGCTGCGCATCGTAGTGATCGAGGGTGAGTGTGCCCCCGATCCTCGCGGTACGCTGCCCGGCCGGGGTGCCTACGTGCACCCGACACTGGTCTGCCTCGACCTGGCGGTTCGCCGCCGGGCGTTCAACCGGGCCTACCGGGCCCGGGGACCGTTCGACACGACGGCGCTGCGCCGGTTCATCGAGCGGACGCCCGTCGAGCAGCCGTCGTTGCAATAA
- the rimP gene encoding ribosome maturation factor RimP: MSTTQSERLRGLLEPLVAARDLDLEEIEVTPAGKRRVLRIVVDSDEGVQLDECAALSREASQVLDDSDAMGGAPYTLEVTSPGADRPLTELRHYRRAVGRLIKAQLTAGAGSGELVARIIAVDESGLDLEVPGVKGRKPTARRVSFDEIAKARVELEFNPKSGKRDAQDDEKIDENKEEA; the protein is encoded by the coding sequence ATGAGCACCACCCAGAGCGAGAGGCTGCGCGGATTGCTTGAACCGCTCGTCGCCGCGCGAGACCTGGATCTGGAAGAGATCGAGGTGACACCGGCGGGAAAGCGGCGGGTGCTGAGGATCGTGGTCGATTCCGACGAGGGCGTCCAGCTGGACGAGTGCGCGGCGCTGAGCCGCGAGGCCTCCCAGGTCCTGGACGACTCCGACGCGATGGGCGGCGCCCCGTACACCCTTGAGGTGACCTCTCCCGGCGCCGACCGTCCGCTGACCGAGCTGCGGCACTACCGCCGCGCCGTCGGCCGCCTCATCAAGGCCCAACTGACCGCCGGGGCAGGCTCCGGCGAGCTGGTGGCACGGATCATCGCCGTCGACGAGTCCGGACTGGACCTGGAGGTCCCGGGGGTCAAGGGCCGCAAGCCGACCGCCCGCCGGGTCTCCTTCGACGAGATCGCCAAGGCGCGTGTCGAGCTGGAGTTCAACCCCAAGTCCGGCAAGCGTGACGCGCAGGACGACGAGAAGATCGACGAGAACAAGGAGGAGGCGTAG
- a CDS encoding DUF503 domain-containing protein: MYVGTLSFDLLLGDVRSLKEKRSVVRPIVAELHRKFAVSVAEVGDQDLHRRATIGLAVVSGDTGHLTDVMDRCERLVAARPEVELLSVRRRLHGDDD; encoded by the coding sequence ATGTACGTAGGGACACTGTCCTTCGACCTGCTTCTCGGCGACGTACGGTCGCTGAAGGAGAAGCGCTCCGTCGTCCGCCCGATCGTCGCCGAGCTGCACCGCAAATTCGCGGTGAGCGTCGCGGAGGTCGGGGACCAGGATCTGCACCGCAGGGCCACCATCGGCCTGGCGGTGGTCTCCGGGGACACGGGGCATCTCACCGATGTCATGGACCGCTGCGAGCGCCTGGTCGCCGCACGGCCCGAAGTGGAGCTGCTGTCGGTACGCCGGCGGCTGCACGGCGACGACGACTGA
- the rbfA gene encoding 30S ribosome-binding factor RbfA, translated as MADNARAKKLADLIREVVAQKLQRGIKDPRLGSHVTITDTRVTGDLREATVFYTVYGDDEERASAAAGLESAKGILRSAVGAAAGTKFTPTLAFVPDALPENAKTIDDLLDKARASDAKVREVSSGAQYAGEADPYRKPGEDDDEGTAAE; from the coding sequence GTGGCCGACAATGCGCGGGCGAAGAAGCTGGCGGACCTCATCCGGGAGGTGGTCGCCCAGAAGCTGCAGCGCGGTATCAAGGACCCGCGGCTCGGTTCGCACGTGACCATCACGGACACCCGGGTCACCGGCGACCTGCGGGAGGCTACGGTCTTCTACACGGTCTACGGCGATGACGAGGAGCGGGCCAGCGCCGCCGCCGGGCTGGAGAGCGCCAAGGGCATCCTGCGCTCCGCGGTCGGGGCCGCGGCGGGCACCAAGTTCACGCCCACCCTGGCCTTCGTGCCGGACGCCCTGCCGGAGAACGCCAAGACGATCGACGACCTGCTCGACAAGGCACGGGCGTCGGACGCCAAGGTGCGCGAGGTCTCCTCGGGCGCCCAGTACGCCGGCGAGGCCGACCCCTACCGCAAGCCGGGCGAGGACGACGACGAGGGCACCGCGGCAGAATGA